The nucleotide sequence GAATGAGTTGATGCAGGATGCCTATAAATCAATGTCTCATGAATTGCATAAACTTcaggtttctttctttttatctgGGTTTTGACCACCTTGCTCTATGCACATTAAATATTGGCAATTTGAATAGTTCAAGTTGAAACTCCCTCTTTTGATACAGGTAGAAGAAGAAATGTTGATGCGCAAATTTTATGAGCTTATGACTGCTCACGGTCTAACGAAAAAGGTATTCTCATCTATGGGAGCTGAACTCTTATGATAGACAACCACACTAGTGATTGCCTTCTGGTGTTATATCTGCTTGCTATTTTCTATTAGATATGGGGCAGGCATTCTTGGTCAAACCTTCATTGGTATTAAGAGGAATTGAGATCAATTTTTGTGGAAACTTGTTATATTAAGGAGTAAAATGagaaattaggaaaaaaaattgagtaatCAAACTATGTTTTTTGCCTTTGATAAGCTTCTGTGCTTATGACAAGAAAAAGTTGATGGTGTTTCTAATGTTCTTGGGGAGGACGACA is from Tripterygium wilfordii isolate XIE 37 chromosome 14, ASM1340144v1, whole genome shotgun sequence and encodes:
- the LOC120014696 gene encoding uncharacterized protein LOC120014696 → MDPRHTGEILKHLDKQNELMQDAYKSMSHELHKLQVEEEMLMRKFYELMTAHGLTKKSGDVNVSDNGETEHSTALG